The nucleotide sequence TGTGCCGATTGTTGCGGATTCATGTCGAAGATCGTTTTGTCAAGCCGTGAACTGCACAGGAATCAGGCCCAAGTGGATTGGTACAGGGCACGGCGCCTCAGCCGTTCCCCACATCCGAATGGAGAGCCATCATGACCAAAGGTTCGCCGACCATTACCTTCCGCAATCTCGATCGGTCGCTTGCGATCGAGAGCGCGATACGCGACCGGGCCGCGTTGATCTATCGCATGGGTGCGCGGATCGAGCAGCTTCAGGTGGTGATAGAGGCCGCGAACCGGACGAATGATCGCATTCAGGGGCTCACGGTGCGCGTCGAGATGGCGGTGCCGGGTCCGGATATCGTGGTGACACGGATCCGGCCGCGGGTGTCGGGCCCAGAGGATGTGGTGCAGGTGGTGCGTGATGCGCTCGATACCGCCCGGCGCCAGTTGGCGCAGCGGCTGTCGGTGCGGCGCGATGCCGTGCGCGACCGGCGCAGTGCCTGATGCCGGCGATGACTGGCGGAGCCGCCGCCTGAACCGGCGGCGCCCTGCTCGAACCATGGATCAAACCATCCCGCCAGTTTCGACTGGCGGGATTTTTTTGTGCGGCCGCCTGCCACCTCAGACGAATGATGAACACGGTTGCAAAATGACACGCGCTCGGATATCCATCAGATGTAAATGATGTGAAAATAAATCAATCATAACTGTTCACATGTCGATGCGGGTCGGGGCCTGCATCGGGAGGGCGGGGATGATCAAGGGGGCGGGGTAGGCATGAGCGGCTGGAGAGGGCGGGTCCGCGCGGGATGCGGCGCGACTGTTGCAATGACGGCTCTGGTCATGGGCGCCGGTCTACCGGCGGTGGCTGCCGCCGCCGACACGGTGCGCTTTGCCCATTGGGTGCCGACGACGCATGAACTGCATCGCGGGGTCGAGGCCTGGAGCCGTTCGGTGACCGAGGCATCGAAGGGGACGCTGGACGTCCAGGTGTTTCCGGCCGAACAACTGGGCAAGGTGCGCGACCATTACGACATGGTCGCAAGCGGCATCGCCGATCTGGCGCTGGTGGTGCCGGGCTATACTCCCGGCCGTTTTCCGATCGTGTCCGTGCTGGAACTGCCATTCCTGGTGCCGGGGGCCGCTCAGGCCGCGGCACCCTTCGACACTTGGTATCGGCCGATGGCACCGCTGGAGATGCCCGCGGTGACCTATTGCCTCGGCATCGTTCAGGAACCCGGTATTCTGCATACCAGGGTGCCGGTGGCGCGGCCCGATGACGTCGACGGCATGAAACTGCGCCCGGGCTCGGCTCTGGTCGGGCGGCTGTTCGCGTCGATGGGCGCCTCGGCCGTGTCAATCAGCGCGCCCGAGGCGCGCGAGGCGGCGGCGCGCGGCGTGATCGATGCGGCCACGCTCGCCTATGGCACGCTGGTTTCGTTCGGGCTCGACAAGGTTCTGAACCATCACCTCGACCTGCCGCTCTACAGCGTGCCGGTGCTCTATCTTGCCAACACCGCCTGGTATCAGGGGCTTGCCGGCGATGCCAAGGCGGCGGTCGACGCGCATTGCTCCACGGTCTGGGCCGTGACGCAATCCACCGGCTGGGGCAATTGGGAACGCGCCGGCGCCAAGACCCTGGCCACGTTGCCGGGGCAGGTCTTCACCAAACCGGATGAGGCGGAACGTGCCTTGTGGGAAGCGACCGGCGCGCCGTTCCGTGCCCAATGGGTCGTGGACGCCAATGCCAAGGGCATCGATGGCGAGACGGCGTTGCGCGATCTGGAAGCGGCGATTGCCGCCGCGCCGCCGGTGCCGGCGGATTGATGATGGCCGGATGGGATGGCGATCGATGCAGCGTGCCTTGCGGCGACTGACCGCGATGGTCGAGACAGCGGCGGCCACGACCGCGGCGACGGCGCTGGGTATAGCGGTGCTGGCCGGGGCGGGGGCCGCGTTGCTGCGCTACATCGCCGGCATCGCCGTGCCGGATGGCTTCGACATCGTGCGGCTGACCGGCGGCATCGCCGCATGCTGGGGCATTGCCGCGGCGATTGCCGCCGACGATCTGATCCGGATCGACCTGATCGCCGGCCTGGGGCGGCGGGCCGGCCGGCTCGCCGCGCTCACCGGCGCGATCGGGCTGGCGGCCGGCGGCCTGCTGCTGGCGCGATCCGGTGTGCTGGGCGCCATGTCGCTGACCTATAGCGGCGAGACCACGGCCGATCTGCAGATGCCGCTCTGGCCCGCGCATCTGGTGATGGCGGCGGGGTTGGCGGTGGCGGCGCTGGCCGGCCTGTGCCGGATGCTGATGGCGGTGCTGCCGCCTGAGCCCGTCGACGGGGGTGCGCCATGATCGATGGCGGGCTGGCGGCGATCGGCGGCTTCGTGGCGCTGTTCGGGCTGGCGGTTCTGCGGGTGCCGGTGGGCTTTGCCATGCTGCTGGCAGGGCTTGGCGGCATCGCCGCTACCGTCGGCGTCGGGCCGGCAGCGGCGATTGCCCTGCAATCGCCGCTGCGCACGCTGACCGCGCATGACATGTTGCTGATCCCGATGTTCATCGCGATGAGTGCGCTCGCCAACCACACCGGGCTGGGGCGGGAACTGTATGGCGCCGGGCAGGCCTGGGCCGGCCATCGCCGCGGCGGGCTGGGGCTTGCCACCATTCTGGCCAGCGCCGGCTTTGCCGGCATCTGCGGATCCTCGGTCGCCTCCACCGCCGCGATGGCGCGTGTGGCGCTGCCGGAGATGCGCGCCCATGGCTATGCGCCAAGGCTGGCGGCCGGCACCGTTGCCGCCGGCGGCACGCTGGGCATCCTGATCCCGCCATCCCTGGTGCTGGCCTTGTATGGCCTGCTGACCGAACAGGACATCGGCAAGCTGTTCATCGCCGGCCTGCTGCCGGGTCTTCTCGCGGTGGTGCTGTACGGGCTGGCGGTGTCGTGGGTGGCGCGCCGCGATCCCGGGGCCGCCCCCCGGGCGCCGCGCACGCCCTGGCGCGGGCGGCTGGTATCGCTGCGCGGCTTGTGGGCGGTGCTCCTGATCTTCGCGGGCATCATCGGCGGCCTGTATCTGGGGGTGTTCGCGCCCAGCGAGGCCGGTGCCATGGGCGCGCTGGGTGTCGCCGTCGTCGGGCTGGTCCGGGGCCGGCTGGATGCCCGTGCCGTGCGCGCGGGGCTGACGGAAGCCGCGCGGACCGCCGCATCGGTGATGGTGGTGCTGATCGGGGCGCTGGTCTTCGGCTATTTCCTGGCGTTGACCCGCGCGCCGCAGATGCTGGTGGCGATGCTGGCCGATACCGGCCTGCCGCCCTGGGGGGTGATGGCGGCGATGCTGGCCGGATATCTGCTGCTGGGCTGCGTGCTCGACACTCTGGCGATGATCGTGCTGACCGTGCCGATCACCTATCCGGTGGCGATGGCGCTGGGGTTCGATCCGATCTGGTTCGGCGTGGTGGTGACCATGACCGTCGAAATCGGCCTGATCACGCCGCCCTATGGGCTGAATGTGCTGGTCCTGAACACGATCGCGCGCGATGTGGGGCTGATCGACATCTATCGCGGTGTGGCACCCTTCGTCTGTGCCGACCTGGTCCGGCTGATCCTGATCTGTCTGCTGCCCGGTATCGTGCTGTGGCTGCCATCGACCATGGGATGAGGTGACATGCGCGCGATCGATCCGTTTCTCCGTGGCCTGTCGCTGGCGCCGGACCGGCCGGCGCTGATC is from Tistrella bauzanensis and encodes:
- a CDS encoding HPF/RaiA family ribosome-associated protein, which codes for MTKGSPTITFRNLDRSLAIESAIRDRAALIYRMGARIEQLQVVIEAANRTNDRIQGLTVRVEMAVPGPDIVVTRIRPRVSGPEDVVQVVRDALDTARRQLAQRLSVRRDAVRDRRSA
- the dctP gene encoding TRAP transporter substrate-binding protein DctP, giving the protein MTALVMGAGLPAVAAAADTVRFAHWVPTTHELHRGVEAWSRSVTEASKGTLDVQVFPAEQLGKVRDHYDMVASGIADLALVVPGYTPGRFPIVSVLELPFLVPGAAQAAAPFDTWYRPMAPLEMPAVTYCLGIVQEPGILHTRVPVARPDDVDGMKLRPGSALVGRLFASMGASAVSISAPEAREAAARGVIDAATLAYGTLVSFGLDKVLNHHLDLPLYSVPVLYLANTAWYQGLAGDAKAAVDAHCSTVWAVTQSTGWGNWERAGAKTLATLPGQVFTKPDEAERALWEATGAPFRAQWVVDANAKGIDGETALRDLEAAIAAAPPVPAD
- a CDS encoding TRAP transporter small permease subunit, which codes for MQRALRRLTAMVETAAATTAATALGIAVLAGAGAALLRYIAGIAVPDGFDIVRLTGGIAACWGIAAAIAADDLIRIDLIAGLGRRAGRLAALTGAIGLAAGGLLLARSGVLGAMSLTYSGETTADLQMPLWPAHLVMAAGLAVAALAGLCRMLMAVLPPEPVDGGAP
- a CDS encoding TRAP transporter large permease codes for the protein MIDGGLAAIGGFVALFGLAVLRVPVGFAMLLAGLGGIAATVGVGPAAAIALQSPLRTLTAHDMLLIPMFIAMSALANHTGLGRELYGAGQAWAGHRRGGLGLATILASAGFAGICGSSVASTAAMARVALPEMRAHGYAPRLAAGTVAAGGTLGILIPPSLVLALYGLLTEQDIGKLFIAGLLPGLLAVVLYGLAVSWVARRDPGAAPRAPRTPWRGRLVSLRGLWAVLLIFAGIIGGLYLGVFAPSEAGAMGALGVAVVGLVRGRLDARAVRAGLTEAARTAASVMVVLIGALVFGYFLALTRAPQMLVAMLADTGLPPWGVMAAMLAGYLLLGCVLDTLAMIVLTVPITYPVAMALGFDPIWFGVVVTMTVEIGLITPPYGLNVLVLNTIARDVGLIDIYRGVAPFVCADLVRLILICLLPGIVLWLPSTMG